The proteins below are encoded in one region of Mus caroli chromosome 10, CAROLI_EIJ_v1.1, whole genome shotgun sequence:
- the Baz2a gene encoding bromodomain adjacent to zinc finger domain protein 2A isoform X1, producing MEANDHFNFTGLPPAPAASGLKPSPSSGEGLYTNGSPMNFPQQGKSLNGDVNVNGLSTVSHTTTSGILNSAPHSSSTSHLHHPNVAYDCLWNYSQYPSANPGNNLKDPPLLSQFPGGQYPLNGILGGNRQPSSPSHNTNLRAGSQEFWANGTQSPMGLNFDSQELYDSFPDQNFEVMPNGPPSFFTSPQTSPMLGSSIQTFAPSQDVSSDIHPDEAAEKELTSVVAENGTGLVGSLELEEEQPELKMCGYNGSVSSVESLHQEVSVLVPDPTVSCLDDPSHLPDQLEDTPILSEDSLEPFDSLAAEPVSGSLYGIDDAELMGTEDKLPLEGNPVISALDCPALSNANAFSLLAEDSQTSASIFVSPTSPPVLGESVLQDNSFGLNSSSDSEQEEIETQSSNFQRPLTEPAPDQPPSIQLHPAVSPTASPAASLTASAEISPAVSPVASSPVPPEVFVAVSPASSPALPAISLEASMTTPVTSPQGSPEPSPAAAFQTVSPASKNVSSAPKARADREEMTGGAVAVSGSGDVLKRRIATPEEVRLPLQHGWRREVRIKKGSHRWQGETWYYGPCGKRMKQFPEVIKYLSRNVVHSVRREHFSFSPRMPVGDFFEERDTPEGLQWVQLSAEEIPSRIQAITGKRGRPRNNEKAKNKEVPKVKRGRGRPPKIKMPELLNKTDNRLPKKLETQEILSEDDKAKMTKNKKKMRQKVQRGESQTPVQGQARNKRKQDTKGLKQKDTKRKLKAEKEKMKTKQEKLKEKVKREKKEKVKAKGKEGPRARPSCRADKTLATQKRLEEQQRQQAILEEMKKPTEDMCLSDHQPLPDFTRIPGLTLSSRAFSDCLTIVEFLHSFGKVLGFDLTKDVPSLGVLQEGLLCQGDSLDKVQDLLVRLLKAALHDPGLPPYCQSLKILGEKMSEIPLTRDNVSEILRCFLMAYRVEPSFCDSLRTQPFQAQPPQQKAAILAFLVHELNSSTIIINEIDKTLESVSSCRKNKWIVEGRLRRLKTALAKRTGRPEVMMEGAEDGLGRRRSSRIMEETSGIEEEEEEENTAAVHGRRGRKEGEIDVAASSIPELERHIEKLSKRQLFFRKKLLHSSQMLRAVSLGQDRYRRHYWVLPCLAGIFVEGSEGSTVTEDEIKQETESLMEVVTSAPSCARASVQRELTSSSASTSPARSRGRPRKPKPGSLQPQHHPSTIRECDSEQAQTQAHPEPQPQPQPQAPTQPHLQPSSGFLEPEGSPFSLGQSQHDLSQSAFLSWLSQTQSHNSLLSSSVLTPDSSPGKLDSAPSQSLEEPEPDEAQSCPGPQGPWFNFSAQIPCDAAPTPPPAVSEDQPTPSLQLLASSKPMNTPGAANPCSPVQLSSTHLPGGAPKRLSGDSEEMSQSPTGLGQPKRRGRPPSKFFKQVEQHYLTQLTAQPIPPEMCSGWWWIRDPETLDVLLKALHPRGIREKALHKHLSKHKDFLQEVCLQPLTDPIFEPNELPALEEGIMSWSPKEKTYETDLAVLQWVEELEQRVVLSDLQIRGWTCPTPDSTREDLTYCEHLPDSLEDIPWRGRGREGTVPQRQNNNPLDLAVMRLTVLEQNVERRYLREPLWAAHEVVVEKALLSTPNGAPDGTSTEISYEITPRVRVWRQTLERCRSAAQVCLCMGQLERSIAWEKSVNKVTCLVCRKGDNDEFLLLCDGCDRGCHIYCHRPKMEAVPEGDWFCAVCLSQQVEEEYTQRPGFPKRGQKRKSGFPLTFTEGDSRRRMLSRGRDSPAVPRYPEDGLSPRKRRRHSMRSHHSDLTFCEIILMEMESHDAAWPFLEPVNPRLVSGYRRVIKNPMDFSTMRERLLRGGYTSSEEFAADALLVFDNCQTFNEDDSEVGKAGHVMRRFFESRWEEFYQGKQANL from the exons ATGGAGGCAAACGACCATTTTAACTTTACTGGCCTTCCTCCTGCACCAGCTGCCTCAGGACTGAAACCCTCTCCTTCCTCGGGGGAGGGCCTCTACACTAACGGGTCTCCCATGAACTTCCCCCAGCAAGGGAAAA GTTTGAATGGGGATGTGAATGTTAATGGCTTATCTACTGTATCTCACACTACTACTTCAGGGATTTTGAACTCTGCTCCCCACTCCTCTAGCACCTCACACCTCCATCACCCTAACGTGGCCTACGACTGTCTTTGGAACTACTCACAGTACCCATCTGCCAATCCTGGCAACAACCTCAAGGACCCACCTCTCCTTTCTCAGTTCCCTGGGGGACAATACCCGCTCAATGGTATCCTTGGGGGCAACCGACAACCTTCATCCCCAAGTCACAACACTAACCTTCGAGCTGGGAGCCAAGAGTTCTGGGCCAATGGTACCCAGAGTCCCATGGGGCTTAACTTCGATTCACAGGAACTGTATGATTCTTTTCCTGATCAGAATTTTGAGGTGATGCCCAATGGACCACCAAGTTTTTTCACCTCCCCTCAGACTTCTCCAATGTTGGGGTCTAGTATCCAGACCTTTGCACCTTCCCAGGATGTAAGCAGTGACATCCATCCTGATGAGGCAGCAGAAAAGGAGCTGACTTCAGTTGTGGCAGAAAATGGCACTGGTTTGGTaggcagcctggagctggagGAAGAGCAACCAG AACTAAAGATGTGTGGCTACAATGGTTCTGTCTCCTCTGTGGAGTCTTTACACCAAGAAGTCTCCGTCCTGGTCCCTGATCCCACAGTGAGCTGTCTAGATGATCCTTCACATCTTCCTGATCAACTGGAAGACACTCCAATCCTCAGTGAAGACTCCCTGGAGCCCTTTGACTCCCTGGCAGCAG AGCCAGTGAGTGGCAGTCTTTATGGTATAGATGATGCAGAGTTGATGGGTACAGAAGACAAGCTGCCTCTGGAGGGCAACCCTGTGATCTCTGCCCTCGATTGCCCTGCTCTCAGTAATGCTAATGCCTTCAGTCTCCTGGCAGAGGACAGCCAGACATCAGCCTCCATCTTTGTCAGCCCTACCTCCCCACCTGTCTTAGGGGAGTCTGTCTTGCAAG ATAACAGCTTTGGACTGAACAGTAGCAGTGACTCTGAACAGGAAGAAATAGAGACCCAGTCTTCAAACTTCCAACGTCCCCTGACTGAGCCAGCCCCTGACCAGCCACCTAGTATTCAATTACATCCAGCAGTTTCACCAACAGCCTCCCCAGCAGcctccttgacagcatctgcagAAATCTCTCCAGCTGTCTCTCCAGTAGCATCCTCGCCTGTCCCTCCTGAAGTCTTTGTAGCAGTCTCTCCAGCTTCCTCACCTGCTCTGCCAGCCATCTCTTTGGAAGCCTCTATGACAACTCCAGTAACTTCTCCTCAAGGTTCCCCTGAACCTTCTCCAGCAGCTGCCTTCCAGACTGTCTCCCCAGCAAGTAAAAATGTCAGCAGTGCTCCTAAAGCGCGTGCTGATCGAGAAGAGATGACTGGAGGAGCAGTTGCAGTCTCTGGTAGTG GTGATGTACTGAAGAGACGTATTGCTACCCCAGAAGAAGTTCGTCTTCCCCTCCAGCATGG GTGGCGAAGAGAAGTGCGCATCAAGAAGGGCAGCCATCGGTGGCAGGGGGAGACTTGGTATTATGGACCCTGTGGGAAGAGAATGAAGCAATTTCCAGAAGTTATCAAG TACCTGAGCCGAAATGTGGTGCACAGTGTCCGCCGTGAGCACTTCAGCTTCAGTCCCCGTATGCCTGTTGGAGATTTCTTTGAAGAAAGAGATACACCAGAG GGCTTGCAGTGGGTCCAGTTATCAGCAGAGGAGATTCCTTCTAGAATTCAAGCAATCACTGGCAAACGAGGCCGACCTCGAAATAATGAGAAGGCTAAGAACAAGGAAGTTCCCAAAGTGAAGCGAGGCCGAGGTCGGCCTCCTAAGATCAAAATGCCTGAGCTGTTGAATAAAACAGATAACCGACTTCCAAAGAAACTGGAAACCCAAG AAATACTGAGTGAGGACGATAAAGCAAAGAtgactaaaaacaaaaagaagatgaGGCAGAAGGTCCAACGGGGAGAGAGTCAGACTCCTGTCCAAGGGCAG gccagaaacaagagaaagcaagacACCAAGGGCTTAAAGCAGAAGGACACTAAGAGGAAACTGAAG gctgagaaagagaagatgaagacaaagCAGGAAAAGCTGAAGGAAAAGGTAAAgcgagaaaagaaagaaaaggtaaaagcgaaggggaaggaagggcccAGAGCCAGGCCATCCTGTAGAGCAGACAAGACCCTTGCCACACAGAAGCGGCTAgaggagcagcagaggcagcaggctATCCTGGAGGAGATGAAGAAGCCCACAGAGGATATGTGTCTGTCTGACCACCAG cccctgcctgaCTTCACACGCATCCCTGGTTTGACACTGTCCAGTAGGGCTTTCTCAGATTGTTTGACCATCGTGGAGTTCCTTCACAGTTTTGGCAAAGTGCTAGGCTTTGACCTTACCAAAGATGTTCCTAGTCTAGGAGTCCTGCAGGAGGGACTCTTATGTCAAGGTGACAGCTTGGACAAAGTGCAGGACCTGCTGGTGCGGCTGCTGAAGGCTGCACTCCATGATCCTGGTCTGCCCCCTTACTGTCAG TCCCTGAAGATATTGGGGGAGAAGATGTCAGAGATCCCGTTGACCAGAGATAATGTGTCTGAGATACTGCGCTGCTTCCTCATGGCATATAGAGTGGAGCCATCCTTCTGCGACAGTCTGCGTACCCAGCCTTTTCAGGCCCAGCCACCTCAACAGAAGGCTGCTATTCTAGCCTTCCTTGTGCATGAGCTCAACAGCTCCACCATTATCATCAA TGAGATTGACAAGACTCTGGAGAGTGTGTCTAGCTGCAGGAAGAACAAGTGGATTGTTGAAGGCCGACTCCGGAG ACTGAAAACTGCTCTGGCTAAACGAACTGGGCGGCCAGAGGTTATGATGGAAGGGGCAGAAGACGGCCTAGGACGGAGGCGCAGTTCTCGGATCATGGAGGAAACCAGCGgcatagaagaggaggaagaggaagaaaatacagCAGCTGTCCATGGCCGCAGGGGTCGAAAAGAAGGAGAG ATTGATGTTGCAGCATCTAGCATTCCAGAGCTAGAGCGCCATATAGAAAAACTCAGTAAG CGTCAGCTCTTCTTTAGAAAAAAGCTGCTTCACTCATCCCAGATGCTTCGGGCAGTGTCCTTGGGTCAAGACCGCTACAGGCGCCATTACTGGGTATTACCGTGTCTTGCTGGTATCTTTGTGGAAGGATCGGAAGGGAGCACAG ttACTGAAGATGAAATAAAGCAAGAAACTGAGTCCTTGATGGAAGTAGTCACTTCAGCACCCAGCTGTGCCCGAGCCTCTGTACAGAGAGAGTTAACTAGCTCCAGCGCCTCTACTTCTCCTGCCCGGTCCCGAGGCCGACCTCGAAAACCTAAGCCTGGGTCTCTGCAGCCTCAGCACCATCCGTCCACCATTAGGGAATGTGATTCAGAGCAAGCCCAGACTCAAGCTCACCCAGAAcctcagccccagcctcagcctcaggccCCTACCCAGCCCCATCTTCAGCCAAGTAGTGGGTTCCTAGAGCCAGAAggttcccctttctctctgggTCAGAGCCAGCATGACCTTAGCCAGTCTGCCTTCTTGTCTTGGCTGAGCCAGACTCAGAGCCACAACTCCCTGTTGAGCAGTTCAGTCCTCACACCCGATAGCAGCCCAGGAAAATTAGACTCTGCTCCATCTCAGTCCTTGGAGGAGCCAGAGCCTGATGAGGCACAATCTTGCCCTGGTCCTCAAGGTCCCTGGTTTAACTTCTCAGCCCAGATACCCTGTGATGCTGCTCCTACACCACCCCCTGCAGTTTCTGAGGACCAACCTACTCCCTCCCTACAGCTGCTGGCCTCCTCTAAACCA ATGAATACACCCGGTGCTGCCAATCCTTGTTCCCCAGTGCAGCTCTCTTCCACTCACTTGCCTGGAGGGGCCCCTAAGAGGCTATCAGGGGACTCTGAAGAAATGTCACAGAGTCCCACAGGGCTGGGACAACCAAAGCGGAGGGGGAGACCTCCTAGCAAGTTCTTCAAGCAGGTGGAGCAGCATTACTTAACCCAGCTGACAGCCCAGCCTATCCCCCCTG AGATGTGCTCGGGCTGGTGGTGGATCCGAGACCCTGAGACACTGGATGTCCTGCTCAAGGCACTGCATCCCCGAGGCATCCGGGAGAAGGCGCTTCACAAACATCTTAGCAAGCACAAGGACTTTTTGCAGGAAGTTTGTTTACAGCCCTTAACTG atccCATCTTTGAGCCTAATGAGCTCCCTGCCTTGGAAGAAGGCATTATGAGCTGGTCCCCCAAAGAGAAGACGTATGAGACAGACCTAGCTGTGCTTCAGTGGGTGGAGGAGCTGGAGCAGCGGGTTGTCCTCTCCGATCTGCAGATCCGG GGCTGGACATGCCCTACCCCAGACTCCACCAGAGAAGATTTGACctactgtgagcatctgcctgaCTCCCTGGAGGATATCCCTTGGAGGGGTCGGGGCAGGGAAGGAACAGTACCTCAGCGGCAGAACAACAACCCTCTGGACCTCGCTGTGATGCGATTGACTGTTCTGGAGCAAAATGTGGAGCGGCGGTACTTGCGGGAACCCCTCTGGGCGGCCCATGAGGTGGTAGTGGAGAAGGCCCTACTGAGCACACCCAATGGTGCCCCTGATGGCACCTCGACTGAGAT ATCCTATGAGATCACCCCTCGTGTCCGAGTTTGGCGGCAGACACTTGAGAGGTGCCGTAGTGCAGCCCAAGTGTGCTTGTGCATGGGCCAGCTAGAAAGGTCCATTGCGTGGGAGAAGTCTGTCAACAAAGTG ACCTGCCTGGTCTGCCGGAAGGGTGATAATGATGAGTTTCTCCTGCTGTGTGATGGGTGTGACCGAGGCTGCCACATTTACTGTCATCGGCCCAAGATGGAGGCTGTTCCAGAAGGAGACTGGttctgtgctgtctgtctgtcccag CAGGTAGAGGAAGAGTACACTCAGAGGCCTGGTTTTCCAAAACGAGGCCAGAAGCGGAAAAGTGGTTTTCCACTGACCTTCACAGAAGGTGACAGCCGGCGACGGATGTTGTCAAGGGGCCGAGATAGTCCAGCAGTGCCTCGGTACCCAGAAGACGGGCTGTCTCCCCGCAAAAGACGGCGACATTCGATGAGAAGCCACCACAGTGATCTCACATTTTGCGA GATTATCCTGATGGAGATGGAGTCCCATGATGCAGCCTGGCCTTTCCTAGAGCCTGTGAACCCTCGCTTGGTGAGTGGATACCGACGTGTCATCAAGAACCCTATGGATTTTTCCACCATGCGAGAACGCCTGCTCCGTGGAGG GTACACTAGCTCAGAGGAGTTTGCAGCTGATGCTCTGCTGGTTTTTGACAACTGCCAGACCTTCAATGAGGATGACTCTGAAGTGGGCAAGGCTGGGCACGTCATGCGTCGCTTCTTTGAGAGCCGCTGGGAGGAATTTTATCAGGGAAAACAGGCCAATCTGTGA